In the genome of Fulvivirga maritima, one region contains:
- a CDS encoding toxin-antitoxin system YwqK family antitoxin, which yields MHLKDVVLRENGIFILFILFSLLMHNAVQAQYVQYTYHDDDKEQIKEIFHVKDTISNTLEGKYQSYYINGNLESLGSFANNETVGVWEFFYEDGKLKMRGDLEPGSSDGYWEYFFESGIKNMEGRIKDRKRVGEWSIYYESGELKEKGIFREGRREGLWEFYYEDGRKKGSIDYAGGKGLFTEFYPTGESKAEGPRVGSVNNGLWKYYYKDGSLQAEGNYNGDEKSGIWKYYHRNGQVSATGEFDNNKPSGEWQYYFENGKLSSTGNFSKGKKDGLWSLYYPDGTLKGESVFDKGSGTYKEFYETGELKIEGKIEDGLYTGLWKYYYEDGVLEGECEFEDGIGEYTGYFHDGTTVQTIGTIENGKKIGKWKLFGEDGELSGYYHPVYGKGTIKRDELREKERANYGIADYKFKGKKRSYFEPKRNEYRGFIVSLSPLSMFVNRLPCGMELYMEERMGFEFEFEGVRDPFFEDDNDVPLYDNYKRGYRLALKQKFYNPFNEYGMWYFGHVVRFSNLNHYANVISQPENVIRVHAKEHRVEYSLMLGYRLIQSTSEGGFTADAFISGGGGYRSYSEDDYAGRAFDSLDKGSVSFAYNFGLNIGYSFSVGHRRRR from the coding sequence GTGCACTTAAAAGATGTGGTTTTGAGAGAAAACGGAATTTTCATACTGTTTATTTTATTTTCTTTGCTGATGCATAATGCCGTGCAGGCTCAGTATGTGCAGTATACTTATCATGATGATGATAAAGAGCAGATAAAGGAGATCTTTCATGTAAAAGATACGATCTCTAACACGCTGGAAGGTAAATATCAGTCTTATTATATCAACGGTAATTTAGAATCTCTGGGCAGCTTTGCCAATAATGAGACAGTTGGCGTTTGGGAGTTTTTTTATGAAGATGGAAAGCTCAAAATGCGAGGAGATCTGGAGCCAGGCTCTAGTGATGGCTATTGGGAATACTTTTTTGAAAGCGGAATCAAGAATATGGAAGGCCGCATTAAAGACCGAAAGCGCGTAGGTGAATGGAGTATTTACTACGAAAGTGGCGAGTTAAAAGAAAAGGGAATTTTCAGAGAAGGCAGAAGAGAAGGCCTCTGGGAGTTTTATTATGAAGATGGTCGTAAAAAAGGAAGCATAGATTATGCTGGCGGAAAAGGGTTGTTTACGGAGTTTTATCCTACAGGAGAATCAAAAGCAGAAGGCCCGCGGGTAGGTAGTGTTAATAATGGTCTATGGAAATATTACTATAAAGATGGTTCACTACAGGCAGAAGGAAACTACAATGGCGACGAAAAATCAGGAATTTGGAAATATTATCATAGGAATGGCCAGGTTTCTGCAACGGGCGAGTTTGATAACAATAAGCCTTCTGGTGAATGGCAATATTATTTTGAAAATGGAAAGTTAAGCTCTACAGGTAATTTTAGTAAGGGTAAGAAGGATGGCCTTTGGAGTTTATATTATCCTGATGGTACCCTGAAAGGGGAGAGCGTATTTGATAAAGGAAGTGGTACATATAAGGAATTTTATGAAACCGGTGAGCTTAAAATAGAAGGCAAGATTGAAGATGGTCTTTACACCGGTTTATGGAAATATTACTATGAAGATGGTGTGCTTGAAGGTGAGTGTGAGTTTGAAGATGGCATAGGAGAATATACCGGTTATTTTCATGACGGCACTACCGTACAAACCATAGGCACTATAGAAAATGGTAAAAAAATAGGCAAGTGGAAGCTATTTGGAGAAGATGGTGAACTTTCTGGTTACTACCACCCTGTGTATGGCAAAGGCACTATTAAACGTGATGAGCTTAGAGAAAAGGAAAGGGCTAATTACGGAATAGCTGATTATAAATTTAAAGGTAAAAAGCGCTCTTATTTTGAGCCTAAAAGGAATGAATACAGGGGGTTTATAGTAAGCCTGAGCCCATTATCTATGTTTGTGAATAGACTGCCCTGTGGCATGGAATTGTACATGGAAGAGAGAATGGGTTTTGAGTTTGAGTTTGAAGGGGTGAGGGATCCGTTTTTTGAAGATGATAACGATGTGCCGCTTTATGATAACTATAAGCGGGGCTATCGCTTAGCCTTAAAACAAAAGTTTTATAACCCCTTTAATGAATATGGGATGTGGTACTTTGGTCATGTTGTTCGGTTTTCTAACCTAAATCATTATGCCAACGTAATCTCACAACCAGAAAATGTAATCAGGGTACACGCCAAAGAGCATAGGGTAGAATATTCCTTAATGTTAGGATATAGGCTCATCCAGTCTACTTCAGAAGGTGGCTTTACGGCTGATGCCTTTATAAGTGGAGGAGGTGGCTATAGAAGCTATTCGGAAGATGATTATGCCGGCAGAGCATTCGATAGTCTGGACAAAGGCAGTGTTTCTTTTGCTTATAATTTTGGACTTAATATCGGTTATTCATTTTCTGTAGGCCATAGGCGTAGAAGATAA
- a CDS encoding NAD(P)/FAD-dependent oxidoreductase codes for MKKIELKLRPEEAFDEEVFHQLAQKKVGKGAAYRIVKRSVDARQNQVWVRVHLERFPNEAAKPPLISYRKDYPNVASQKEVIIVGAGPAGLFAALRLIEHNIKPIVIERGKDVKARRRDLAAINKDHVVNPDSNYCFGEGGAGTYSDGKLYTRSKKRGDVQRILEIFVAHGAREEILYDAHPHIGTNKLPKIVTELRESILAAGGEVHFDSKVTDFVVENGELKGVEVNNESTIKGDAVILATGHSARDIFALLDSKGITIEEKPFALGVRIEHPQNLIDRIQYHCETDRGPYLPASSYALVNQVEAENGKNRGVFSFCMCPGGFIVPAATAPGELVVNGMSPSRRDSKFANSGMVVSVELDDLKAYNKYGRLAAMQFQKEVEQKACNITGGGQTAPAQRMVDFVEGKVSSSLNDTSYQPGLSSLDMTEVLPDFIAKSLRKSFKAFGKKMKGYYTNEAQIIGVESRTSSPVRIPRNKETLEHVSLSRLYPCGEGAGYAGGIVSAAMDGERCAEAVLMKYLNKQIL; via the coding sequence TTGAAGAAAATAGAATTAAAACTCCGTCCTGAGGAGGCTTTTGATGAAGAGGTTTTTCATCAGTTAGCGCAGAAGAAAGTAGGTAAGGGAGCTGCTTACCGAATTGTGAAAAGATCAGTTGATGCCCGCCAGAATCAAGTGTGGGTACGTGTACATTTAGAGCGCTTCCCCAATGAAGCAGCTAAACCACCGCTGATTAGTTATAGAAAAGATTACCCTAATGTGGCCTCTCAAAAGGAGGTGATTATTGTAGGGGCCGGGCCTGCGGGGCTTTTTGCCGCCCTCAGGCTGATAGAGCATAATATAAAGCCCATAGTAATAGAAAGAGGCAAGGACGTAAAAGCCAGAAGGCGAGATCTTGCAGCTATAAATAAAGATCATGTAGTAAACCCTGATTCTAATTATTGCTTTGGCGAAGGCGGCGCTGGCACTTATTCGGACGGTAAGCTTTATACCCGTTCCAAGAAAAGAGGAGATGTGCAGCGCATACTGGAAATATTTGTGGCTCACGGTGCCCGTGAAGAAATATTATACGATGCCCACCCTCATATTGGCACTAACAAACTGCCTAAGATAGTCACAGAGCTACGAGAAAGTATATTGGCAGCAGGAGGTGAAGTTCATTTTGATAGCAAGGTTACTGATTTTGTGGTCGAAAATGGAGAGTTGAAAGGCGTGGAAGTCAATAATGAATCCACCATTAAAGGTGATGCGGTGATCCTGGCAACAGGCCATTCTGCCCGTGATATTTTTGCACTTCTCGATAGCAAAGGAATAACTATTGAAGAAAAGCCTTTTGCTCTGGGCGTTCGTATAGAGCACCCTCAAAATCTGATCGATAGAATTCAATACCATTGTGAAACGGATCGAGGCCCTTATTTACCTGCGTCTTCTTATGCTTTGGTTAATCAGGTAGAAGCTGAAAATGGAAAGAACAGAGGTGTTTTCTCTTTCTGTATGTGTCCCGGAGGCTTTATAGTACCGGCAGCTACGGCTCCTGGTGAGTTGGTGGTAAATGGCATGAGCCCTTCCAGAAGAGATTCTAAATTTGCTAATTCAGGTATGGTTGTATCAGTAGAATTAGATGACTTGAAGGCCTACAATAAATATGGCAGGCTGGCAGCTATGCAGTTTCAAAAAGAGGTGGAACAAAAGGCTTGTAATATTACTGGTGGTGGGCAAACAGCACCAGCTCAGCGTATGGTAGATTTTGTGGAAGGTAAAGTTTCTTCTTCTTTAAATGATACCTCTTATCAGCCTGGCCTTTCGTCTCTGGATATGACAGAGGTGCTACCCGATTTTATTGCTAAGAGCTTGAGAAAGAGCTTCAAAGCTTTTGGTAAAAAAATGAAAGGGTATTACACTAATGAAGCTCAAATCATAGGAGTGGAGAGTCGTACTTCTTCGCCAGTAAGAATACCCAGAAACAAAGAAACGCTGGAGCATGTTTCTTTAAGTAGATTGTATCCGTGTGGTGAAGGTGCTGGCTATGCAGGTGGCATAGTTTCGGCAGCCATGGACGGAGAGCGCTGTGCGGAAGCAGTGCTTATGAAATACTTGAATAAACAGATATTATGA
- a CDS encoding CoA-binding protein, protein MKKTAIIGATTNTSRYAYAAAERLTSHGHEIVPIGIKKGAVLGEEILNLREKPEVEGVDTVTMYIGPQNQPEWYDYILSLSPKRIIFNPGTENLEFEKLAHEKGVQTERACTLVMLSVGNY, encoded by the coding sequence ATGAAGAAAACAGCAATAATTGGAGCTACAACTAATACTTCTCGCTATGCCTATGCAGCAGCGGAGAGGCTTACTTCTCACGGTCATGAAATAGTGCCTATTGGTATAAAAAAAGGTGCAGTACTTGGTGAAGAGATTTTGAATTTGCGTGAAAAGCCAGAAGTAGAAGGTGTAGATACTGTAACCATGTATATAGGCCCTCAAAACCAGCCTGAATGGTATGATTATATTTTAAGTTTGTCGCCGAAGCGTATCATTTTTAACCCGGGAACGGAAAACCTGGAATTTGAAAAGCTAGCTCATGAAAAAGGAGTGCAAACAGAGCGAGCTTGTACTTTAGTAATGTTAAGTGTAGGCAATTATTAG
- a CDS encoding PQQ-dependent sugar dehydrogenase, protein MKKLIIYLFLILIISSCSSTKEQSTEQADASSSLQDSLAGYGVNIDTTKLPEPQSSKVDNEGKAIGWPEAVKPKAPDGFTVTKFAGELEHPRWIYIGPNNDIFVVESDDAKKSANRIILFRDSDQDGIPETKKTFLEGLNQPFGMLILNNYFYVANVDGIVRFPYELGQDAIDAEAEKVADLPAGGYNHHWTRNIILSPDSSKIFVSVGSSSNVGEHGMEKEKRRANVLVMNPDGSNEQVYASGLRNPVGIAFYPGTNTLWAAVNERDELGDNLVPDYVTSVKEGGFYGWPYAYFGHNKDPRMADKAPEMVEKSIKPDMAVGAHTSSLGLAFYNKNKFPEKYQGGAFVGQHGSWNRSTLNGYRVLFIPFENAKPAGEPEDFLTGFIADQNDYKVYGRPVCVTVTPDGALLVADDDSGTIWRVAAN, encoded by the coding sequence ATGAAAAAACTGATCATCTATTTATTTCTAATATTAATCATAAGCTCCTGCTCCAGCACTAAGGAGCAGAGTACGGAACAGGCTGATGCCTCCAGCAGTCTTCAGGATTCTCTGGCAGGTTATGGCGTAAATATTGACACTACTAAACTCCCTGAGCCACAATCAAGCAAAGTAGATAACGAAGGCAAAGCCATAGGCTGGCCTGAAGCCGTTAAACCAAAAGCACCTGATGGCTTTACGGTGACTAAGTTTGCAGGTGAATTAGAACATCCGCGTTGGATTTATATAGGCCCTAATAACGATATTTTTGTGGTAGAATCTGATGATGCTAAGAAGAGTGCTAATCGGATTATATTATTCAGAGACAGTGATCAGGATGGCATTCCTGAGACCAAAAAAACCTTTTTGGAAGGCTTGAATCAGCCTTTCGGCATGCTCATTCTCAATAATTATTTCTATGTAGCTAATGTAGACGGAATAGTACGATTTCCCTATGAGCTAGGTCAAGATGCCATAGATGCTGAAGCGGAAAAGGTTGCAGACTTACCTGCTGGTGGCTATAACCACCACTGGACGCGCAACATTATACTGAGCCCAGATAGCAGCAAAATATTTGTCTCTGTAGGATCATCGAGCAACGTAGGTGAGCACGGTATGGAAAAAGAGAAAAGAAGAGCCAATGTATTAGTTATGAATCCGGACGGAAGTAATGAGCAAGTATATGCTTCAGGGTTAAGAAACCCAGTTGGTATAGCCTTTTACCCAGGCACCAATACATTATGGGCTGCAGTAAATGAAAGAGATGAACTAGGTGATAACCTGGTGCCTGATTATGTTACCAGTGTAAAAGAAGGTGGTTTTTATGGATGGCCTTATGCTTATTTTGGGCATAACAAAGACCCACGCATGGCCGATAAAGCACCAGAAATGGTAGAAAAATCTATAAAACCAGACATGGCTGTGGGAGCTCACACCTCATCGTTAGGCCTGGCCTTTTATAATAAAAATAAGTTTCCTGAGAAGTATCAGGGAGGAGCCTTTGTAGGCCAACATGGTTCATGGAACCGCTCTACGCTTAACGGCTATCGGGTGTTATTCATTCCTTTTGAAAATGCCAAGCCTGCCGGTGAACCAGAAGATTTCCTTACCGGCTTTATCGCAGATCAAAATGACTACAAGGTATATGGCAGACCAGTTTGTGTAACTGTAACTCCAGACGGAGCCTTATTGGTAGCTGATGATGACAGCGGCACTATCTGGAGAGTAGCGGCTAACTAA